The Raphanus sativus cultivar WK10039 unplaced genomic scaffold, ASM80110v3 Scaffold1636, whole genome shotgun sequence genomic interval CCAATGACAAGAATGAGGTCATGTCTCCTACATCACCAACAATGAATCTTGGAGCACAAGATTTGGCATGGATACTCAAATTCTGCAGAATGTATAGTGATCCTCCGAACAAGTTACATTCTTTCTCCGGAAGGCCTAGGTTTGGAGTAGTCCCAAGAGTTGTCGTAGTATCTGAAGGCTTATCTCTAGATCAGGTGATGACGGAGTTTATGGTCCGAGTTGATGCCACTCCTTTTCTAATTAAGTACACGCCTAGTGACCTTGACGACCCTGCCAAAGGATTGATTTTTGATATTAAGAAGCTAAAATACGAATTATGCTATAGTCGCGGGAAGCAAAAGTATACATTAGAGTGCAAGCGGGATGCACTTGACCTTGTATATCAAGGTCTTGATGTTCATGTGCCTAagacttttattaaaaaacatgaGCACAAGGGGGATGAGAAGAATCGTGATGCAGGGTTTCTATTGTCTTGTGATTACATTACAATTAGAAGACAGGCTCCAAAAGCTgatattgaaagactattggcaTGGCAGAAGGCTGGAAGAAGTAATCTTGAGGTGACATATCTGCGGTCTGAGTTTGAGAATGGAAGTGAGAGTGATGAACATGTACTATCAGATCCTAGTGATGATGATGGATACAATGTAGTTCTTTCTGACAACTGTCAGCGGGTCTTTGTTTATGGTCTCAAACTCTTATGGACGATAGAGAATAGGGATGctgttttctcttttgttaGTGGAATATCGAAGGTCTTCGAACCTGCTCAACCTTCTCCTTCTCGTCAGCATACACAGAGGAAGATTCTTGAACGAAACCAAGAAAATCAAGAGGAAATTTCAACATCTTCTGCAAGCTCTAGAGAAAGCCAAACAGTTAGTATGTGTTCATcttattttgctcattttaacACACTTGCTTTTAAAATgaggaaaattttaaaattttgtgtatTAACACAgagcaaaataattattttggctATTAGTGGATATCAAAAGAAATTTTAGTATTCAAAAATTTAACGGAATTTCATTGGAGTATTTTTGTagcattttctttttctaaatgaACTCCGGAAAGAATATTATTAACTGTTGACACTGATCTATATCCAGCTAAAGTTGAGACTAGTGGATCTGATGAAGAAGGCACTAGTCACTTCATGGTGAATGTCATTGAGCCACAATTTAATCTTCACTCAGAGGAGGCCAATGTAAGTAATCACATGCGTTGGAATGTGCATTCAACAGCATTGCCTATTTTAGAGCGTGGTAACATATAGTTAACCAACAAAATTGGCGCTGTTATTGCTTTGGGTATAAGGAGCTTGTTTACTTGTTGATAAACCTTACTTTGATGGATACCAGGGTCGCTTTCTGCTGGCTGCCGGTAGTGGTCGTGTTATAGCACGATCGTTTCAATCTATTATGCGTGTTGGCGCAGAAGTAATCCAGCAGGCTCTTGGCACAACAAGTTTACAGAGTCCAAAAAGTATTCCTGAAATGACATGGACACGATTGGAATTTTCTGTGATGTTAGAGCATGTGCAGGCCCATGTTGCTCTGACTGATGTTGACCCAAGTGCTGGGGTGCAGTGGCTCCCAAATATTCGCAGACACTCACCAAAACTGAAGCGTATTGGGGCTCTACTTGAAAGAGTTTTCATGCCTTGTGACATGTACTTGCGGTATACCAGACACGATGGTCTATCCCCGGATCTGAAGGTAACACAATCTATTTATAGTTTTTGCTAGAAAACTAGTAGGTTTCTTGAATCTCTACTCTGTTTCAACGAAGTTATTGAGTCCTAGTTCAAAGCAACATCCAAAAAAGTAggcaaaaaataaagatataaatgATAATATAGCACTACTAATTGAAAGGAATGGTATATTTTTGGGTTCTTTATAGTGGGGTTCTATGAACCACGTACGAGTTTTGCATTGCTTGTTAGGAGTAGTTCAGTTGAAGTACACATGATACCAATGCATCGTGTAACTAAAGAAAATGGGTTTCCTTCGATTCTAATTGTCTTTCTACACAAGCAACCTAATTACTGTTTCCTTCGTAATTAATTCTTATTTATCTATGAGCACGATAATTATCCAGTACAGgtgaccaacaaaaaaaaaatcttatttatgACCTTACAGGTGAAACCACTAGAAGAGATCACTTTTAATTCGCGGAACATAGCAGCTACAATGACATCTCGACAGTTCCAAGTTATGATGGACGTTTTGACCATCCTTCTCTTTCCTGCAACGTAAGTAACGAAACCTGAATAAATTAAAGGCACGAGCactttcattttcttcttttttgtagTTACTAGCTTAAAATTAGCCCAAGTAAATTTTAGAATCCATATCTATTCTAATGCCACCATTTCAACTTGATGATTATTAGTATGGGTAAACTTCAAAaacttgttttctctttgttttgtaaatattttctaGCATTAAAAGGGAGTTCTTTTTATGAATTAGGTCTCACAAAAGTAGTCTCCATTTTCCAACTGAAGATGATGATATTGATGACGAGATCGATGAAGTAGTTCCATACGGAATTGAAGAAGTAGAACTTGCAAAAATCAACCTTGAAGAGAAAGAGTGGGAGCAAAGGTTGATTCTTGATGATATTCGAATATTGTCTCATCATTCCGATAATGTGGAAGATATGCATGTGGAGAAAAAAGGTGACTTGTGGATGATTAGTACCAGAAAATCCATACTGGTAAGTCCCTACGTACGGAATGATGTTTATTTAGATGTTCTATCATGATATAATGTGAATAAAAGTACAAATTTTCTTCATTTCAGCCCTTAATATTTCACATAACCACCAACCAAACTAATGTCCAAACTTTACTTTTTGAATTGGCATAGATTTGTCTTCATGATTCTTTGTCCATGCTTCAACTTATTTCATTACTAAGTGATGTGCATGCAACCATTATATAGATACCAACCTGTTTTCTTTTGTATGGGTTTTGTCTATATTCATGAGAGTAATTGCAGTTCTTGTTGGTGTGATTTAGGTGCAAAGACTAAAGAAAGAACTCTTATATGTACAAAAGTCTAGAAAGACGGCTTCTGCATCTTTAAGAATTGTCCTGCAGAAGGCTGCAAATCTGCGACTGATGGAGAAGAACAGAAGTGCACCATATGCTATGCGCATTTCCTTGGAAATTAATGAGGTTGTTTGGTGCATGCTTGTAGATGGTAGAGCCTTTGCTGAAGCAAAGATAAATAACATGGTAAATTTATGCATCATGTTTAAGTATTCACCATCATATATATCCTGATTACTCTTTATACAAATGGGATGTTTTGAGAGATAACATCAATTTAGAATCTTTCTCAGTCTTTTCAGTTGATTTCTGACTTAGTCCGTTgcattatgtaaaaaaaaaactagtatatatttatttggattTATATATGCAGACTTATGACTTTGATAGAGATTACAAAGACACTGGTGTTGCTCGATTCACCACCAAGAGCTTTGTTGTTAGGAACTGTCTGTGTAATGCAAAGTCGGATGAGGTTTTATCAGCATGGAATCCTCCACCCGAGTGGGGAAAGTACGTTTTCCTTGCTTGTTTATCTATCATATATTATCTATCATGCCTGTATTTTTTCCATATATTACATGATCTGCAAGACATTTATAAtggtttctttattttttttatatatataaatgatgcTTTCATAGTTGCATTGGAAAAAGTATTGATTGTTTAAGAGATATGAAAGGAACCATAGAGCCACAACTATGAACCTTATGAAGTGTGCTTCATCTTTTTACCACATATGAAGTGCAATGTAATTCTGTTTGCAGGAAATTCATGCTACGTGTGGATGCAAAGCAGGGAACACCAAAAGATGGAAATCCTCTTGACCTTTTTCATGTAAGTAACTTCTGTTGCCTTTTTATCATTTGTTACTGGATTTTCAAAAGTGTGGACCGAAACATGCTAATAGTTGTGACTCGTTTTCAGTTAATGACttcatttgatatttttaaatgaacCGTCTTCTCTTGTTGTGTAAGTTTCCATATCCTTTTGATAGTATCTGTCATTCTTGTAGGTGGAGATTTACCCTCTCAGAATCCAGTTGTCAGAGACAATGTACAAAATGATGTGGGAGTATTTCTTCCCAGAGGAAGAGCAGGATTCACAAAGGCGACCGGTCAGAACTAGCATCACAATTTAGCATGTAGATGAAAATCTGATTAAAAGAGTTGAGTATATATAAAATCCTATTTGGTTA includes:
- the LOC130504522 gene encoding protein SABRE-like, with the protein product MSPTSPTMNLGAQDLAWILKFCRMYSDPPNKLHSFSGRPRFGVVPRVVVVSEGLSLDQVMTEFMVRVDATPFLIKYTPSDLDDPAKGLIFDIKKLKYELCYSRGKQKYTLECKRDALDLVYQGLDVHVPKTFIKKHEHKGDEKNRDAGFLLSCDYITIRRQAPKADIERLLAWQKAGRSNLEVTYLRSEFENGSESDEHVLSDPSDDDGYNVVLSDNCQRVFVYGLKLLWTIENRDAVFSFVSGISKVFEPAQPSPSRQHTQRKILERNQENQEEISTSSASSRESQTVTKVETSGSDEEGTSHFMVNVIEPQFNLHSEEANGRFLLAAGSGRVIARSFQSIMRVGAEVIQQALGTTSLQSPKSIPEMTWTRLEFSVMLEHVQAHVALTDVDPSAGVQWLPNIRRHSPKLKRIGALLERVFMPCDMYLRYTRHDGLSPDLKVKPLEEITFNSRNIAATMTSRQFQVMMDVLTILLFPATSHKSSLHFPTEDDDIDDEIDEVVPYGIEEVELAKINLEEKEWEQRLILDDIRILSHHSDNVEDMHVEKKGDLWMISTRKSILVQRLKKELLYVQKSRKTASASLRIVLQKAANLRLMEKNRSAPYAMRISLEINEVVWCMLVDGRAFAEAKINNMTYDFDRDYKDTGVARFTTKSFVVRNCLCNAKSDEVLSAWNPPPEWGKKFMLRVDAKQGTPKDGNPLDLFHVEIYPLRIQLSETMYKMMWEYFFPEEEQDSQRRPEVWKVSTTTGSKRVKRQLESNVERVQKSTAGGSADQELRRTSSFDRNWEESVAESVANELLLQSYNCAVSSSNDHKGESSRQMNFKNAKTDKPRSSSHREKKARKKQVEMIKFNNIKISQVELLVTYEGSRFVVEDLRLLMDKFSLDEFAGTWRGLFARVKKHITCGVLKSVIGMQGKKFTYKSQYKSQENAESSDDDLKLSDNDESGVLPKKIYDESGGAGDNFVTSVRGLFNTQRRKPKAFVLRTMRGEADNDFNGEWSDSDVEFSPFARQLTITEAKRLIRRHTKKSRPISERGSMSQQRESLPLSVRETDASESSYSSESSPYEDFSR